One Microthrixaceae bacterium genomic region harbors:
- a CDS encoding DUF3488 and transglutaminase-like domain-containing protein: MSGEQVALDRRAASPRRTLAIGALSALSVGLAVSLLPARVGGVAMAFGSGATVALLGVFGLRSVPLRRVVRGLCLLGVVIVVGWADLASSQVDTTMVGLAWMAATAAALVAAQTTWGAAPGRPPQWSAPAVATATVGLVVAMATSAIVFSPTVTGAFGDGVRSGASANPWDRQSSNPMAATSQLDMTRRPRLSDDLIMTVRSDAPGFWRAQVFDVWDGRTWTISDAQLAPIGADGSVNSTDRDDLATATLHQPTEVVEQFRIEARFSSSMPLSPVPLRVNADENINMVSLPDGSIVVPAGLGKGATYEVTSARQLDLTAEVLRSTNEVEANARIADRYAQQPVATERVRRLAVELAAGADTTFDKVQAIEAWLDRNVTYSIDAPLAPTDTDVVDDFLFESRVGWCEQIASSMTVLLREQGVPARLATGFVPDSRDAVSGRYRVLENGAHAWTEVWFEGVGWVPFDPTAGIEVSGRASLGESSTGAVRTAAMIVGLVVVLWVVLWPPVMGLVRRRGRGVRLFEAALSALDRRRRTRRLARSGEVADRVVIRLEEVARRHGLERSRDESGARFARRVGATLDVEGLDEVAAALDLRLYGPDGERDKAVPQLESALTHLFSDNQWS, translated from the coding sequence ATGAGTGGCGAACAGGTCGCGCTCGATCGACGGGCGGCGTCGCCCCGACGCACCCTCGCGATCGGTGCCCTGAGCGCTCTGTCGGTCGGGCTCGCTGTCAGCTTGTTGCCGGCGCGCGTCGGGGGAGTGGCAATGGCGTTCGGCAGCGGAGCGACCGTTGCGCTGTTGGGGGTGTTCGGCCTGCGGTCGGTGCCGCTTCGTCGGGTCGTTCGTGGGCTGTGTCTGTTGGGCGTCGTCATCGTGGTCGGCTGGGCAGACCTCGCCTCATCCCAGGTCGACACCACCATGGTCGGGCTGGCGTGGATGGCCGCCACGGCCGCAGCGCTGGTGGCCGCGCAAACGACCTGGGGGGCTGCACCCGGCCGGCCACCGCAATGGTCGGCGCCCGCCGTTGCCACAGCGACGGTCGGCCTCGTGGTCGCCATGGCCACCTCGGCCATCGTGTTCTCGCCGACCGTGACGGGCGCGTTCGGCGATGGTGTGCGTTCGGGGGCCAGCGCGAATCCGTGGGACCGGCAATCGTCGAATCCGATGGCTGCGACGAGTCAACTCGACATGACCCGGCGACCACGTCTCAGCGACGACCTGATCATGACGGTGCGAAGCGATGCCCCGGGGTTCTGGCGAGCGCAGGTGTTCGATGTCTGGGACGGCCGAACCTGGACGATATCGGATGCTCAGCTGGCCCCGATCGGCGCCGACGGTTCCGTCAACTCGACCGACCGCGATGACCTGGCCACCGCCACGCTCCACCAGCCGACCGAGGTCGTCGAGCAGTTCCGGATCGAGGCGCGGTTCTCCAGTTCCATGCCGCTCAGCCCGGTTCCGCTTCGGGTCAACGCCGATGAGAACATCAACATGGTGTCGCTGCCGGACGGATCGATCGTCGTTCCCGCGGGGTTGGGCAAAGGGGCCACCTACGAGGTGACGAGCGCCCGACAGCTCGACCTGACTGCGGAGGTGCTTCGCTCGACGAACGAGGTGGAGGCGAATGCACGGATCGCCGATCGGTACGCGCAGCAGCCCGTCGCGACCGAGCGTGTGCGCCGGCTCGCGGTCGAACTGGCGGCGGGTGCAGACACCACCTTCGACAAGGTCCAAGCGATCGAGGCGTGGCTCGACCGCAACGTCACCTATTCGATCGACGCCCCGCTCGCCCCGACCGACACCGATGTCGTCGACGACTTCTTGTTCGAGTCCCGCGTCGGCTGGTGCGAACAGATCGCTTCGTCGATGACGGTGCTCTTGCGCGAACAGGGGGTCCCTGCCCGCCTCGCGACCGGATTCGTGCCCGATAGTCGCGATGCGGTCAGCGGGCGGTACCGGGTTTTGGAGAACGGTGCGCACGCTTGGACCGAGGTGTGGTTCGAGGGTGTGGGGTGGGTGCCGTTCGACCCGACCGCCGGCATCGAAGTGTCGGGTCGGGCCAGTCTCGGTGAGTCGTCAACCGGAGCGGTTCGCACGGCTGCGATGATCGTCGGTCTCGTCGTGGTGTTGTGGGTGGTGCTGTGGCCACCGGTGATGGGACTCGTTCGTCGCCGCGGCCGCGGTGTGCGGCTGTTCGAGGCGGCGTTGTCCGCTCTCGATCGACGTCGCCGAACGCGCCGGTTGGCGCGCAGCGGCGAGGTCGCAGACCGTGTGGTCATCCGCCTCGAGGAGGTGGCACGACGTCACGGCCTCGAGCGCAGCCGCGATGAGAGCGGTGCGAGGTTCGCCCGACGTGTGGGCGCGACCCTCGACGTCGAAGGTCTCGACGAGGTCGCCGCCGCGCTCGACCTGCGGCTGTATGGCCCCGACGGCGAACGTGACAAGGCGGTCCCTCAGCTCGAATCCGCGCTCACCCACCTGTTCTCCGATAACCAGTGGTCGTGA
- a CDS encoding DUF58 domain-containing protein, producing the protein MGNTARSWVRNAGDRSGTPGRVRPTAFGATLLVALVAAVVLRPGVVDREAAAMVLVAVGALLVVGVAMPLVALRSLTVELEPLVTELDVAQVMRLRCTVFGSAGVGPLRVRVASVGEPVPLALTAQSELQFPAPKRGRFETLEVEVVTEGPIGVVRLARRFEVTLPRPLIVGPEVVAAQLPWQDLVVGTESSSSRQDEDGAVRAVRPYQFGDTISRVHWRATARRGDVLVREYESEAHRRVTLAVDLGACDDPEAVASLAAGLALDGLRRGAHVVLAVNDGRPHSTEVRSAVEVRRALAVARVGEVSPTSGGLVIDVARAIASPPPDGAQR; encoded by the coding sequence GTGGGGAACACAGCGAGGTCCTGGGTCCGAAACGCTGGCGACCGTTCGGGCACCCCCGGGCGCGTTCGACCGACCGCGTTCGGTGCGACGTTGCTGGTGGCGCTCGTCGCCGCGGTGGTGCTTCGACCGGGCGTGGTCGACCGGGAGGCTGCGGCCATGGTGCTCGTCGCGGTGGGCGCGCTCCTCGTGGTCGGGGTCGCAATGCCCTTGGTCGCGCTCCGGTCGCTCACGGTCGAACTGGAGCCGCTCGTCACCGAGCTCGATGTCGCTCAGGTCATGAGATTGCGCTGCACCGTGTTCGGGTCGGCGGGGGTCGGGCCGCTGCGAGTTCGCGTGGCGTCGGTTGGCGAGCCGGTGCCGCTCGCGTTGACGGCGCAGAGCGAGCTGCAGTTCCCGGCGCCGAAGCGCGGGCGCTTTGAGACGCTCGAGGTTGAGGTCGTCACCGAAGGCCCGATCGGGGTGGTGCGATTGGCGCGACGCTTCGAGGTGACCCTGCCACGACCCTTGATCGTCGGCCCGGAGGTGGTGGCGGCGCAATTGCCGTGGCAGGACCTCGTCGTCGGCACCGAATCCTCGTCGTCGCGACAGGATGAGGATGGTGCGGTGCGGGCCGTGCGGCCCTATCAGTTCGGCGACACGATCAGCAGGGTGCACTGGCGTGCGACCGCCCGCCGAGGCGATGTCCTCGTTCGAGAGTACGAGTCCGAGGCCCATCGCCGGGTGACGCTGGCGGTCGACCTCGGAGCTTGCGATGACCCCGAGGCTGTGGCGTCCCTTGCGGCGGGGCTGGCGCTGGACGGGTTGCGACGAGGGGCGCACGTCGTGCTCGCTGTCAACGACGGTCGGCCACACAGCACCGAGGTTCGCTCGGCCGTGGAGGTGAGGAGAGCGCTCGCGGTCGCCCGCGTCGGCGAGGTAAGCCCGACGAGCGGCGGGCTCGTTATCGATGTCGCCCGTGCCATCGCGTCGCCGCCGCCCGATGGGGCGCAGCGATGA